A region of Halictus rubicundus isolate RS-2024b chromosome 17, iyHalRubi1_principal, whole genome shotgun sequence DNA encodes the following proteins:
- the LOC143362424 gene encoding uncharacterized protein LOC143362424 isoform X8: MRSTFTGTGMEKENSASGGGGGGGGGEAAATATPGATSASEKLQADQANPLLDTSALFGAYWPRGDSAASSLFGGMPGGYGLGAHHLPSAYAILGRGGSAPGFGGHTPASAPPPPPYSHSSLGTLSVAASQAASLGINPASAAWWTMASHLAAHDYLARLQGAAGLPGFPPGAESLLPPYPASLLNPPSLSSHKSSKSKSSKSHKTPANSSSSSSTTPSMTSSSLPVSTQAQVTSSHHNTSASSTPNSQTNVVSSAKEGSDPSNILGGVRLPPDTEIIKYTSSIVGPKVPGTTNRGRKKTISLDTPSVSVHPPPVPALTAHQTNTTTTSLMMEPRKYNRATTESNDYREPVDRVEVIKLPAHSTNGSVLPAPTSYTTTTNANSSNDSDAPLNLSLKPATTSSSSPISSSQPLSQLSNLSQSLLASDRTFPFQIEKFDSRPAARRKPGPKPRRVPQNSVPVPASPSPSLAQLFAAADSPQRPSSGSEESESASTTHHKDGRPRNLGRGVSKPKKNTVASLLAQSRALGIKPTPTLDPSVPLSHQVSLLRSNILAAQLHATATGQGDDKNQRSLQEKMKNKLLEVSGEESNMDVTSESGSNTDVVTDTDDDNTDGVSNAKRRKVKPSERDLQVPLERGWKRETVIKGLGKSGVIKGDVSYYSPCGKTFRSSPDLAKFLEQQNPAELTTANFSFSSRPLVGEFLQPTMGLAEAEFVRLGAQEVARRLEELRAAGGFRDVRTNNQYEREKLAYAKKLAKEEAQRHKEQARLIKEQEKSERQEAVRREREIRNQQLLEGRKRLAFTIKQKMKIIQEIERGKSKSDVARELGLASSTVATIWKNRESIAESWRNRDMMQHADPEDGKKPVATGGGLSSGSSSCLASSASSSLVSSVTSLPASTVLGNANTMTASITTPLPAVVVPPPPPPPPPPQPTVQVAQPPPPPPTITLTTTSTTAVSSNPLPLTQSQSTTQPNTPTSSTASTGTTTTNASMDNTQQAQTQTQSQELLEARKKRQEEVEKIRLEEQQRKQQERELKRQQAVMLKEQMYMQELTKQREMLYTVELERERRRQHMALVRALENRRKMEEREKKRLEARAERIASKEKRAEQRKMEMELVEQIRKPVEDMELTDHRPLPELKRLPGLKLSGQAFSDIVMVFEFLHNFGETLGFDMDSLPSLKSLQLALLNDEEAEEEMLSVMTHLLVCAIEDPGIPQPARHTTGLGQSLRQADITHANISEVLRIYLYANATGEVKALTGVCLERERDKKFADHHQNGGDYASTCSGKNAQFYEHLHNNETWRMSERLRDKPFLALNSTHKAQMLAFLCNELLQNKAVIRQIEGSLETVAQLRKERFVLDTKIRKLRQLHSRKVRMEAVGVIVNKTGDTITIEKKEVDEEGNSTSTAVGTTPTPDESHHEDEVEDMSENESEGTQPEEEEDKNLSGEELGKKLDKLLKQSEEQLQKLNSSSKQLRAHIFGQDRYWRRYWELACAGGIFVEAMESAEPETLELQAELDEKYKNMPVEEKPKTKQEETKGNSENRENEAPNDVKEEKKYNSNEQEEDVKPQLEKTRPEAEDVNCKEQVQNCENSTSIKEEKKHEVDGMSDAKTNVTSEEIKQETEVINMEVDVKIEDTKKENEDMDEDMKPVKVMEDKIVETIPNGDKFNHINNLHNGKELNGTFISNNSNETSWFSILPRETCDTPGPSTKQIFGIAEPTELRIPVFPPPASPNYDRCDSPAPLILTQDEAAQLEYLKVHGLPPPGEAKPVPKDHRYGWWRITDVDTFQELLEHLHSRGVREKELKRTTWATMESFLAVTGRINVDPGNLTATELQATPDEPDTPIPKPDNPEVWSEQVALRVDAQLLEQVEALEDKVANASMQVKGWKLPPRAGTEEAEEIEKLNEMEKISAVEQARQRLLSLEAAIERRYLKPPLGVCTGDPNLAALKAEQAAAANANSNNSDQSNQTPVPQEETTPRGLNNWRDATARAHTSAQLAMALYMLEASIAWDKSIMKANCQFCHSGDNEDKLLLCDGCDRGYHTYCFRPKMENIPDGDWYCHECMNKATGERNCLVCGKRVGKNLVLCELCPRAYHTDCHNPVMPKMPRGKWYCSNCHSKQPKKRNSSRRSHTKGGGTRESESSDHPPASPTPSTASNTHVEDVSSSEPATPTASPRKEGNNRTLTKKQQRELAPCKVLLEQLEQQDEAWPFLLPVNTKQFPTYKKIIKTPMDLSTIKKKLQDSVYKSRDEFCADVRQMFINCEVFNEDDSPVGKAGHGMRSFFEMRWTEITGAPPPHPQTHS; the protein is encoded by the exons CGTATTGGCCGCGGGGCGACAGCGCAGCTTCGTCGCTTTTCGGTGGAATGCCCGGTGGATATGGGTTGGGGGCCCACCATTTGCCGTCGGCTTACGCCATCCTGGGCCGAGGTGGCTCTGCTCCCGGTTTCGGGGGCCACACGCCGGCCTCTGCACCACCGCCGCCCCCATATTCGCACAGCAGCCTTGGAACACTCAGCGTGGCCGCCAGTCAAGCTGCCAGTTTAG GTATCAATCCAGCAAGCGCAGCATGGTGGACGATGGCCTCACACCTGGCGGCACACGACTACCTCGCGAGGTTACAAGGAGCGGCAGGACTCCCTGGGTTTCCACCTGGTGCTGAGAGCCTCCTGCCACCCTATCCTGCCTCTCTACTTAATCCCCCGTCCCTTTCGTCTCACAAGTCCAGTAAGT CTAAGTCAAGCAAGAGTCACAAGACGCCGGcgaacagcagcagcagcagctcgACGACGCCGAGCATGACGAGCAGCAGTTTGCCGGTCTCGACTCAGGCGCAGGTCACGTCCTCTCATCACAATACCTCGGCCAGCAGCACGCCAAATTCGCAAACGAACGTCGTCAG CTCAGCGAAAGAGGGCAG CGATCCTAGCAATATATTGGGAGGTGTGCGGCTGCCTCCCGACACGGAGATCATCAAGTACACGTCGAGCATAGTCGGTCCAAAGGTTCCTGGCACAACGAACCGCGGCAGGAAGAAGACTATATCCTTGGACACGCCGAGCGTGAGCGTACACCCGCCGCCGGTGCCAGCTCTCACTGCTCATCAGACGAACACGACAACGACGTCGCTGATGATGGAGCCGAGAAAGTACAATCGTGCTACG ACCGAGTCGAACGACTACAGGGAACCGGTAGATCGCGTGGAGGTGATCAAACTACCGGCACACTCGACGAACGGGTCAGTTTTACCGGCGCCCACGTCGTACACGACGACCACCAACGCGAACAGCTCGAACGATTCGGACGCGCCTCTGAATCTATCCCTGAAGCCTGCGACGACGAGCAGTAGCTCGCCGATCTCCAGCAGCCAGCCGCTCAGTCAGCTCAGCAATTTGAGCCAATCCCTACTCGCCTCCGATCGAACAT TCCCCTTTCAAATAGAAAAATTTGATTCGCGCCCCGCAGCGAGGCGAAAGCCGGGCCCGAAACCACGAAGGGTGCCACAGAACTCGGTCCCGGTGCCAGCGTCGCCTAGCCCTTCTTTGGCGCAACTTTTCGCCGCAGCGGATTCTCCGCAACGACCTAGCAGCGGAAGCGAAGAAAGCGAGAGCGCTAGCACGACTCATCACAAAGATGGCCGGCCGAGGAATTTGGGCCGCGGTGTTTCCAAGCCGAAGAAGAACACCGTCGCCTCGCTGCTGGCCCAGAGCAGAGCCCTAGGCATCAAACCAACACCGACATTGGACCCCAGCGTGCCTCTGTCTCATCAGGTCTCGTTACTGAGGTCCAACATCCTCGCTGCTCAACTACACGCCACTGCGACTGGCCAGGGCGACGACAAGAACCAG CGGTCTTTGCAGGAGAAGATGAAGAACAAACTGCTGGAGGTGTCCGGTGAAGAAAGCAACATGGACGTGACCAGCGAGAGCGGCAGCAACACCGACGTGGTGACGGACACCGACGACGACAACACGGACGGCGTCTCCAACGCGAAGAGAAGAAAGGTGAAGCCCAGCGAGAGGGATCTTCAGGTACCCCTGGAACGTGGCTGGAAACGGGAGACAGTGATCAAGGGATTAGGGAAGTCGGGTGTGATAAAGGGCGACGTGTCTTACTATAGCCCTTGCGGAAAGACGTTCAGGAGCAGTCCGGACCTGGCCAAG TTCCTGGAGCAGCAGAATCCTGCCGAGTTGACAACGGCGAACTTCTCTTTTTCGTCCCGTCCACTGGTGGGCGAGTTTCTGCAACCAACTATGGGACTTGCAGAGGCGGAATTCGTTAGGCTAGGTGCCCAGGAAGTGGCCAGGAGGTTGGAGGAGCTTAGAGCAGCCGGTGGCTTCAGGGATGTGCGGACGAACAATCAGTATGAAAGGGAGAAGCTCGCGTACGCGAAAAAGCTGGCGAAGGAGGAGGCGCAGCGGCACAAGGAGCAAGCTAG GTTGATCAAGGAGCAGGAGAAGTCGGAGCGTCAGGAGGCGGTGAGGCGAGAACGGGAGATTCGAAATCAGCAGCTGCTCGAG GGTCGAAAGCGGCTCGCGTTCACGATCAAGCAGAAAATGAAGATCATCCAAGAGATCGAACGCGGCAAGAGCAAGAGCGACGTGGCGCGCGAGTTGGGTCTGGCTAGCAGCACGGTGGCCACGATCTGGAAGAATCGGGAGAGCATCGCGGAGAGCTGGAGGAACCGCGACATGATGCAACACGCTGACCCGGAGGACGGGAAGAAGCCGGTCGCAACAGGCGGCGGCCTGTCTTCAGGTTCTTCCTCGTGCCTGGCCTCGTCGGCCTCCTCGAGCTTGGTCTCGTCGGTGACCTCGTTGCCGGCCAGCACGGTACTCGGCAACGCGAACACCATGACAGCCAGCATCACGACACCGTTGCCCGCAGTCGTGGtgccacccccacccccgccaccTCCGCCGCCACAGCCGACGGTCCAGGTGGCACAGccacccccgccgccgccgacCATAACCCTGACGACCACCTCGACCACCGCCGTGTCGTCCAACCCGTTGCCGTTGACGCAGTCGCAATCAACCACGCAGCCCAACACGCCAACGTCCAGCACCGCGTCCACAggcaccaccaccaccaacgCCAGCATGGACAATACCCAGCAGGCCCAGACTCAGACGCAAAGTCAGGAGCTTCTGGAG GCCCGGAAAAAACGGCAGGAAGAGGTGGAGAAGATACGACTGGAAGAGCAACAACGGAAGCAACAG GAACGAGAGCTGAAGCGGCAACAGGCGGTCATGTTGAAGGAACAG ATGTACATGCAGGAGCTCACCAAGCAGCGCGAGATGCTCTACACCGTCGAGCTG GAAAGGGAGAGAAGGAGACAGCACATGGCGTTGGTGCGGGCTCTGGAGAACCGTCGGAAAAtggaggagagagaaaagaaacgtCTTGAAGCGAGAGCCGAGAGAATAGCGTCGAAAGAGAAACGCGCCGAGCAGAGGAAGATGGAGATGGAGCTGGTCGAACAGATCAGAAAACCTGTCGAGGACATGGAGCTGACAG ATCATAGACCGCTGCCAGAGCTGAAGAGACTACCCGGACTCAAACTGTCCGGTCAAGCCTTCTCGGACATCGTCATGGTCTTCGAGTTTCTGCACAACTTCGGGGAAACTCTGGGCTTTG ACATGGACTCGCTGCCAAGTCTGAAGAGTCTCCAGCTAGCTCTACTGAACGACGAGGAAGCCGAAGAAGAGATGCTGTCGGTGATGACGCACCTCCTGGTCTGCGCCATAGAAGATCCCGGGATCCCTCAGCCAGCGAGACACACGACAGGCCTCGGTCAAAGTCTCCGACAAGCGGACATAACGCACGCGAACATCAGCGAGGTCCTGCGAATTTATCTGTACGCGAACGCAACCGGCGAAGTGAAAGCGTTGACCGGCGTCTGCCTCGAGAGGGAACGGGACAAGAAGTTCGCCGATCATCATCAGAACGGCGGCGACTACGCGTCCACCTGTTCAGGGAAGAACGCCCAGTTCTACGAACATCTGCATAACAACGAGACCTGGAGGATGTCCGAGAGGCTGAGGGACAAGCCGTTCCTCGCGCTGAACTCGACGCACAAGGCGCAGATGCTCGCGTTCCTATGCAACGAGCTGTTGCAGAACAAGGCTGTGATCAGGCAGATTGAGGGGAGCCTGGAGACCGTCGCCCAGCTCAGGAAGGAGAGATTCGTTCTGGACACCAAGATCAGGAA GCTCAGACAACTGCATAGCCGAAAGGTGCGGATGGAGGCAGTGGGCGTGATAGTGAACAAGACAGGGGATACCATCACCATAGAGAAGAAGGAAGTTGACGAGGAAGGAAATTCAACGTCGACGGCAGTGGGAACGACGCCTACACCGGACGAGAGTCATCACGAAGACGAGGTGGAGGACATGTCCGAGAACGAGAGCGAGGGAACTCAACCTGAAGAG GAGGAAGACAAGAATTTGTCCGGCGAGGAGCTGGGCAAGAAGTTGGACAAGCTGCTGAAACAATCGGAGGAGCAGCTCCAGAAGTTGAACAGCTCTTCGAAGCAGCTCCGGGCGCACATATTCGGCCAGGACAGGTACTGGAGAAGATACTGGGAGCTAGCGTGCGCTGGTGGCATCTTCGTGGAGGCTATGGAGAGCGCGGAACCGGAGACCTTGGAGCTACAGGCGGAATTGGACGAAAAGTACAAAAACATGCCGGTCGAGGAGAAGCCGAAAACGAAGCAGGAAGAGACCAAAGGGAACTCTGAAAATCGAGAGAACGAGGCTCCTAATGATGTGAAGGAGGAGAAGAAATACAACTCGAACGAACAGGAAGAGGACGTGAAGCCGCAGCTGGAGAAGACCAGACCGGAAGCCGAGGACGTCAACTGCAAGGAACAGGTGCAGAACTGCGAGAACTCGACGAGTATCAAGGAAGAGAAGAAGCATGAGGTGGATGGCATGAGCGACGCGAAGACCAACGTCACGTCCGAGGAGATCAAGCAGGAGACCGAGGTGATCAATATGGAGGTGGACGTCAAGATTGAAGACACGAAGAAGGAGAACGAGGACATGGACGAGGACATGAAGCCCGTGAAGGTGATGGAGGATAAGATCGTCGAGACTATTCCCAATGGTGACAAGTTCAATCACATTAACAATCTTCATAATGGCAAGGAGCTGAACGGCACCTTTATCTCCA ACAACAGCAACGAGACCAGCTGGTTTTCCATCCTGCCACGCGAGACTTGCGACACGCCTGGACCCAGCACCAAACAGATCTTCGGGATAGCCGAACCGACTGAACTCAGAATACCAGTATTCCCACCCCCGGCTAGCCCGAACTACGACAGGTGTGACAGTCCAGCACCTTTGATCCTTACGCAAGACGAGGCGGCCCAGCTTGAGTATCTGAAGGTGCACGGCCTGCCGCCTCCTGGAGAGGCCAAACCTGTACCTAAAG ATCACCGGTACGGTTGGTGGAGAATAACGGACGTGGACACGTTTCAAGAACTGCTGGAACACCTGCACTCCCGCGGAGTACGCGAGAAAGAGTTGAAGCGTACAACGTGGGCAACGATGGAGTCGTTCCTTGCCGTGACAGGCAGGATCAACGTGGATCCTGGTAACCTAACCGCCACCGAGCTTCAAGCAACACCGGATGAACCGGATACACCGATTCCGAAGCCAGATAATCCAGAGGTTTGGAGCGAGCAGGTCGCGTTACGAGTGGACGCTCAACTTTTGGAGCAGGTCGAGGCTCTCGAGGACAAGGTCGCGAATGCCAGCATGCAGGTCAAGGGCTGGAAGCTTCCTCCACGGGCGGGCACCGAGGAGGCCGAGGAGATCGAGAAGCTGAACGAGATGGAGAAGATCAGCGCCGTCGAACAGGCTAGACAGAGGTTACTGTCCCTGGAGGCTGCGATAGAGAGGAGATACCTGAAGCCGCCCTTGGGAGTCTG CACCGGTGATCCAAACCTGGCAGCCTTGAAGGCGGAACAAGCAGCGGCCGCGAACGCGAACTCGAATAACTCGGATCAGAGCAATCAGACCCCGGTGCCTCAAGAGGAGACAACACCTAGGGGGTTGAACAACTGGCGCGACGCAACAGCTCGAGCCCACACGTCGGCTCAGCTCGCGATGGCGCTATACATGTTGGAGGCCAGCATCGCCTGGGACAAGAGCATCATGAAGGCT AACTGCCAGTTCTGTCACAGCGGAGATAACGAGGACAAGTTGCTACTGTGCGATGGCTGTGACCGTGGCTACCATACTTACTGCTTCCGTCCAAAAATGGAAAACATTCCTGATGGTGACTG GTATTGTCACGAATGCATGAACAAAGCAACAGGAGAACGAAACTGTTTGGTATGCGGGAAGAGGGTTGGTAAAAACTTAGTGCTGTGCGAACTCTGCCCACGCGCCTACCATACCGACTGTCACAATCCTGTTATGCCAAAA ATGCCAAGGGGAAAATGGTATTGTTCAAATTGCCACAGTAAACAACCAAAGAAGAGGAATAGTAGTCGAAGGAGTCATACCAAAGGGGGAGGCACCAGAGAAAGTGAAAGTTCAGATCATCCACCAGCTAG TCCAACGCCGTCAACGGCATCGAACACGCACGTAGAGGACGTCAGTTCATCGGAACCGGCAACCCCTACCGCGTCGCCACGGAAGGAGGGGAACAATAGGACGCTCACGAAGAAACAACAACGAGAGCTGGCTCCGTGTAAGGTGCTACTCGAACAGTTGGAGCAACAGGACGAGGCCTGGCCGTTCCTTTTGCCGGTGAACACCAAACAGTTCCCGACCTACAAGAAAATCATTAAAACGCCCATGGATCTCAGTACGATCAAGAAGAAATTGCAGGACTCCGT GTACAAGTCTCGCGATGAGTTTTGCGCCGATGTGAGACAGATGTTCATCAACTGCGAGGTATTCAACGAGGACGACAGTCCCGTGGGCAAGGCGGGACACGGGATGCGCAGTTTCTTCGAAATGCGCTGGACCGAGATAACCGGCGCGCCACCACCGCACCCGCAAACGCATAGCTGA